In Haloarcula rubripromontorii, the sequence TCGGCGTCGCCCTGCCCTTCGTGGTCTGCCTCCTCGCTCGTCGTCAGGAGCATCTGCATCCCGAGACAGATTCCGAACAGGGGCTTGCCGGCCTCGGCCTGTTCGACCAGCGCCTCGCGGAACGGGCCGGCGTTGTCCATCCCTTCGGAGAAGGCCCCGACGCCGGGCAGGACGATGCCGTCGGCCGCGTCGAACTCCGCTGGGTCCTCCGAGAGGGTCACGTCCGCGCCGGCGCGTTCGAGGCCGCGCGTGACGCTCCGGAGGTTCCCCAGCCCGTAATCGACGACGACCACGTCCGCGGTCGTCTGTCTGACACTCATACGTTGCCGTAGGCGAACAGGGGCTAAGTGACTTCCTGTTCGAACAAGCTTTCGGCACACCCACTGTCCGGTGGATGGTGCTGCTGCCAGTCAGACACTCGGGCCCGACGAGACTATCAACTATGAAAATAAGGTCGCCCAGTTTTATTCACCTACTGCATACGGCCGTTGATGGTTGATCTTACAGATGTGCTGTACGTCGACGGAAACGTTCTCATCGCTGAATTCCCCGAAGGGATGGAGATGACGGACGAGACGTTCGCGAAAGTCAATGAACGGTTCGAAGAACTCGCCTCGCAACCGGCAGTCGATACGCATATCTCGAACCTTCAGATGGAAGCCTCGCTGAACGACGACGTGTTCACACGGGCACAAGAGGCGGCCGAAGCAGGCAAGCAGTTTGGCATCACAGACTGGATCATTGTCTCCGGGGGGATCAAGAAGATGGCACTCAAGAGCAAGGTCGGCGAGATTTCGGGTGTCGACATTTCGCTGGTCGACACGAAAGCAGAGGCGATGGAACTGGTGACGGCGTAGTCCGTCTGCCGGACACGTCTGGGAACAGTTAAAATTCGCCGAGCCGTGACTGTCCGCTTTGCGCGTCAGTGAACTCCGCGGCGGTCGAAAGCGCCGCCTCGAACGTCTCCGTCTGGCTCGGGTCGTACAGCGTCGCCGCCGGGTGGACGGAGACGAGGACGCGTCGTGGCTGACCGGCAATAGCCACGTCGAACACGTCGCCCGCTTCGCCGGTGACGGCCACGTCGCGCTCCAGCAGGTGTTCGGCCGGGACTTTCCCGAGCGTGACCACGACCTCCGGGTCGACGCGGTCGATTTCCGTCTTCAGGTACTCCCGGCAGTTCGCCAGTTCGCCCGTCCGGGGGTCGCGGTTGTCCGGCGGGCGACACCGCACGCAGTTCGTGATGCGAACGTCGTCACGGTCGAGGCCGGCATCGCGTAGCCCATCGTCGAGCACGTCGCCGCTGCGACCGACGAACGGCTCGCCCTGTTCGTCCTCGTTCGCGCCGGGAGCCTCCCCGACGAACAACAGATCCGCATCCGCGGGGCCGACGCCGTTGACGATGCGCGAGCGCGAGTGACAGAGGTCATCACAGCGCTCACAGCCGACGACGTCGAGGCCGTCCATCTGCTCCATGCCCCGTCGTTTGCGCTGGGGGCTCTCAAACGCAGCGGTCTGCCGGGCGGTCGACGACCGAGACCGCCGGCAGAAAGCGCTGACAGCAACTACCGTTTCACACCCGTTGCTTCGATCTGTACCGCCGCGTCGTTCGGCAGGCGTGAAACGCCGACGACGGTCCGTGACGGTCGCTGCCCGTCGAAGAACGCCGCATATGCTTGCTTGACCGCAGTCAGCTGGTCCATCTCCGTGAGATACACCGTCGTCTGCATCAGGTCACGCGGTTCGAGACCGGATTCGGCAGCCATCGCACGAATCTGGTCGAGCGCGGCGAGCGTCTGTGCCTGCACATCGCCGCTGCGAATTGTCTCCGTATCGGGGAACTGTCCGTCAAAGAACACGAGCTGGCTGTCCTGCTGGCGCGTGCCGTACACGCTGTGTTCTGTCGGCTGGTCGCCCTCGTAGCGGGTCACGCTACTGTTGATGTTCGTCTGTTCATTCGTTTCTGCGGGCTCTACAGCCGTCCTCGCCTGTGTTTTGCTTTCTGCCATCGTGTTTCTACATACACGGTGTCGGACAATCAGCCTATCTTTAGCTATTACTAAAACCTCCACAGAATAAAATACAGACACCTGCAGACCTCCCCTTGTCCGCTGTGTTATACTTAGCAATAGATAAGACTCTGTCGTGGTAACTGATATGAAGCCGCCCTATGCCATCGTCTCGGCGGCCGGTGTCACATCGTCTCCGGTCGGGCGGTACTGCTATTCCGGTCACTCCACCTCGACTAGACCCCGCGCCGCCAGTCGGGCGACACGGAGCGGTTCCGGACGCCCGCCTTCAGGCGTGAACGCACGGACGACGTCCGCGGCGGTGCCGTCGTCGAGGCCGACGCTCCGGACGTACACCGTCTCGCCGTTCACCGGTACTGGCCGGCGCTCCGGCTGGGCGCGGTAGGTCGTCAGCCGGTCCTGTACGACATCGGGGTCGTCGAACGCCTCGCGGATGGCCTCTTCGAGCCCCGGCGAGGACTCGAAGGTGACGGAGACGACTGGCAGGTCGGTGTGGTCGTGAATCCGCCGGAGGTCGAGGATGTTGAACCACGCCGGCGCGATACCCGCCACCAGCAGGTACCGGATGTCCTCTCGGGCCAGTCGGTCGACCATCTCACACACCGTCTCGGTCGCGTCGCGCCCACCGACCGTGGCAGTGCCGAAAACAAAACCGTCAGTCACTCGACTGGCGCGGACGACAGTGCCAGCGAACTGACTGGTTTCCGCTCGGTACGACTCCGCAACGCCGAGGGCCCGTGCCCCTGATTTCACGTGTTCTGGTTGTCTTTGATGTCTTCCAGTCTGTCGAGTAGTTCGTCGTTCGACGCGGTGAACTCGTATTCGATGTCGCCCTCGTGGGCGTTTTCTTCAGCATCGAGGCCGTCCTCGTCCTCGAAGTCTGTGTCGTACTCCTGATTGTCTTGTTCCGATTCGTCGTAGCTCCCGAACCCCATGGTACGTGTACAACTATGACGTTCACAGTAAAAAATCACTCGCCGACTCAAGCGTGTTAGCGTATTAATACGACGGCCGTCGCTCTCGCTCTCGGAAGCGCTGTGGCGACCGGGACAGTACACTCAAGCGGGCCGCGCCACAGGGTTCGTGTATGAACGTTCACAACGTCACCGCCGAGGCCGAGACGTTCACCTGCAACGCCTATCTCGTGACCGGCGAACAGACGACGCTGGTCGACGCCGGTGCGATGCGTGGCGTCGTCGACGTCATCCGCGAGCACGCCGACGCGCTCGATGCCGTCGTGTTGACCCACCAGCACGGCGACCACGTCCAGCAACTCGACGCCGTCCTCGACGCCTTCGACGCGCCGCTGTACGCCTACGGCTCCCATCCGCGCCGGGACCACGCACTCGACGACGGCGACACCCTGCCGGTCGGCGACACAGAGTGCGAGGTCGTGTACACGCCGGGCCACGCCGACGACCACGTCTCGCTCGTCTCCGAGTCATCCCTGTTCTCCGGCGACGTGGTCGTTCACGACGACGGGGCGTTCGACGACGGCTCCTTCGGCCGCACGGACCGCCCCGGCCAGTCCCGCGAGCGCCTCATCGAGAGCATCGAGACCCTCCTCGACCGCATGCCCGCCGGCATCGAACACATGTACTCGGGTCACGGCGGCGTCTTCCACGGCGATGTCCGCGAGGTCGTCCAGCGCGCCCTCGAACGGGCCGAGCGCCGCGAGCCAAAGTATCCCGACGAGTAACCACCCGAAACCGGCACAACGCTCTAGTGGGCGGGCCGATATTCGACGGCATGAACCAGCGACTTCTGACGGGGGCGGCTCTGGCGCTTTCCGGCGTCGTCCTGGCCGCCATACAGGTACTCCACGGAATCCAGCAGACCCGGATTCCAGTGGCAGTCGCGGTCGATGCGCTCCCCTTTGCGGCGATGGGGCTGGCGATAGCGTACGCCGGCGTCTGGCTCGCTCGCGACACAACGTTCGAGGGGGCAACGCCCCGGGTGGCCGCGTGGGCCGCCGGCGGAACCGTGACGTTCGCCGCTGTGGCGGCGCTACTGTTGTTCAGCCAGCGCGTGACCTCCGGCTCACTCGCCCGGGCGTCGTACGTAACGGTCGATCTCGTTACCGTTGGTGCGCTGGCGGGTGTTCTTGTCGGGCTGTACGACGCCCGGAGCCGCAGTCGGCTCCGCGAACTGGTGGCCGAGCGCGACCGAATCGAGGCGTTCGCCGGGAAGGCGGCCGACGTGAACAACTACGGACGCGCCATCGCCAGCGCCCCCAGCGTCGACGGCGTCGCTGCCTTCGTCGTCGAGGCCTTCGGCACGATGACCGGCATGGAGGAGACCGCCGTCATCCGGCTCAGGGACGGCGACGCGGTGGCGCTTGCGAACACGATTCGAACCGTGCCGGTCGATGTCGTCGGCTCGCTCGCACGGGAACTCCGGGCACAGAAACAGGGCGAGGTCATCGTTCACGACCGGCCGTTCGCCGTCGACCTCCCCGAGTCAGTCACCGATTGTGTGTCTGCGGTGGTTCTGGACGACGCGGACACGACGACAGTCGTTCTCTCAGTGACGACGGACGAGACGACTGTCGGCGAAGAAGATCAAAAACTGCTGGAACTCATTGTCTCACACGCGTCGGTTCGCATGGCGACGCTCGACCGGCAGGCAACGGACAAAGAACCCACTGACCGGTAGCGGGCTGGCGACGAACTGCCACCGGATGCCGGCGGCAACTGACCCGAGAATTAGGCGCTACGGGTTTCTTTCGCCTTCGGACGCAGGTTCCCGTAGCCACACTTCCGGCACTGTTGGGCGCGCTCTGGGTTCCGAGCGTTACACCGCATGCAGATCTGCTTGTTGAGGAGTCGATCGGACGCTGTCTCGAAGCTAGCCATGCGCGGTTGTTTCCGGTGCGCGCGTTTAAGCTTTGAGTTTCGGCCTGGCCCCGTACGTCCATGCTCCGCCCGCCGCGTCCGCGGACGCTCCCCGTCGCTGGCTTTAGACACCCGAAGCGCGAAGCCGGGGGTATGTACGAGAAGGTCGCAGACCTACCGGTCACCGTCGAGAGCTGTGCGTTCGAGCGCCGAGAACGGGCGACTTCCAGCGGATTCGACCGGGTGACGACCGTCGTCAGCCTCTCGGGCGCGGGCGAGACCGGCCGCGGGGAGGACGTGACGTACACGACAGAAGCCCACGACGCACTGCAGGCTGCCGACGCGTTGCAGGGCGCGGACTCTCCGCTGGTCGGCGAGTACACCGTCGACTCGTTCTCGGCGGCGCTGGCCGAGGCCGACCTCTGGCCCGAACCCCCAGACGAGGAGCGGTTCCGTCACTACCGGCGCTGGGGGTTCGAGAGCGCGGCGCTTGACCTGGCGCTGAAGCAGGCCGATACGGACCTCGGGACGACACTCGGCCGGCGGTACGACCCGGTGGAGTTCGTCGTCTCGACCCGGCTCTCGAACGCGGACGACGACACGCCGCCGACGGCTGACAGACTGGCGATGCTGTGTGAGCGGCACGGCGACTGTTCGTTCAAGCTCGACCCCACGCCGTCCTGGGGCAACGCCCTCATCGACGAGCTGATGGACTACGACGTTCGGGTGCTGGACCTGAAAGGGCTGTACGAGGGGACGGATGTCGACGTCGAGGCAGATCCCGAGTTCTACCGCCGCGTCGTCGACGGTCTCCCGGACGCGCTGATTGAGGACCCTGACCTGACTGACGCGACTCGGCCGGTTTTCGACGGGCAAGAAGCGCGCGTCACCTGGGACGTGCCTATCACCGGGGTCGAGAGCGTCGAGGCGCTGCCGTTCGAACCGGAGTGGCTCAATATGAAACCGTCCCGTTGCGGGACCGTCGAGTCGGTGCTTGCGACCATCGACTACTGCGAGGAACACGGCATCGACCTGTACGGTGGCGGGCAGTTCGAGCTCGGTGTCGGTCGCGACCACATCCAGGCGCTGGCGTCGCTGTGCTACCCTGACGGACCGAACGATGTCGCGCCCGGGGGGTACAATGACCCTGAGCCGGATGCGGACCTGCCGACGAGTCCGCTTACGCCACCTGACGAGCCGGCCGGAATCGGGACCGGGTTCTCGTAAGCACCCTGAGACGTGAAGCCGAAGCTACATTATTGTACGGATACTAACTATTGTTATGCGGTGTCAAGTCTGTGGAGAACGCATCGACGACGTGCTGGAGGCACACGCACGGCAGGCCTGTCCACACTGTGATGCGCCGCTCCTCGAAAAGCCAGCAACGCCACAGTAACTACTCCTCGGCGAGGTAGTCGTCCTGTACGTCGATGACGTCGCTCGAATCCTCGCAGTTCGCGTACCGCTCCAGCGGCTCCTCGTTCAGTTCCAGAAACGTGTGGCCCCAGGAGAACGTCGACAGAATTCGCTCGGCGTGGTCGCGCTCCCCGAGAATGACGAGCGCGCCGGCGAAGGCCTCGACGGTGTTAAGCTGGAATGCCGTCCCGTAGTTGACCGGGTTGCCAGCGACGAGAAAGGGGAGCGAGCGGTGAATCCCTTCGAGGTCGAACGCTTCCCGTTCGGCGGTCTCCCAGGAGCAGTCGAGCGCGACCAGTCGGCTGTGGCGAGCGCCGTCGCCGACGGCTGGCCGGTCCGCCGGAGACAGCGCCTGCTCGGCGAAGGGATTGAGCACGATGCCGGGCGGCGTCGACCGCGTCGCGCGGTGGAGTTCGGCCTCGTCCATCCGGGCCAACTTCCGCGCGCTACATTTGTCGGGGTCGTCGTCACCCTCGTACCGGACGTGCAGTTCCACACGAGCCCTACCACCGTGGCCGATAAAAGCGCCTCGCTCCGTGATAGTGTGCAAACACTGTTATAGCCGGCCTTGGTTGTACAACGTGTGCTTTCAGAGGGGACGACGGCACCACTGTTCGAACTACCGGCGCTCGTTGATGGCGACTGCCAGCGAGTCGGACTGGGAGACTATCTCGGCGAGGATGTCGTCATCCTCGCGTTCTATCCGGCGGATTTCAATCCGGCCTGTGACGAGACGTCCTGTGATCTGGACGAACTCGACCTCTTTACGATGCAGAAAGACGTGACTATTCTGGGGGTCAGCCCGGACTCGGTGTACAGCCACCGGGCTTTTGCCGACCGCTACGGCCTGAAAATCCCGCTGCTGTCCGACACTGACCACGATGTCGCCCGCGAGTACGGACTCGACTTTATCGACGATATCGGCCAGCAGCTCATCGAGCGCGCCGTCGTCGTCATCGACCACGACGGCGACGTGCAGTACGCGTGGAGTACTGACGACCTCCAGCAGCTCCCTCGCGTCGGAGAAATCAAGGATGCTATCGCCGAGACCGGCGGCGACGACACCGCGTTCGCCCGCTACCGCGTCGGCCACGCCCATTACACAGAGGGGCGGCGCGCGTTCACGTCGGCGATGAATGCCTTTCGCGAGTCGGAGTGGATGGTCGCACAGGGTGACTTCCAGCAGGCACGCGACGAATTCGCCGACGCCGAAGACCACTTCGACACCGCCGTCCGGTTCGTTGATGACGAGTCTCTGAGACCGATTTACGAGGACACGAAGACGAAGGCGAACTCGCTGTGGCAGGCCAGCGACTGGCTCATGCAGGCAGCCCGCGAGTACTCCAGCGGGGACGGAGCCGAGGGCCAGCAGCTCCGGGACGACGCCGAGCGGCCGCTAGAAACGGCCCGCGGCTACGAGGAGCCACCGGACCCCGACGGTCCATGGCCGCCGGACCTCGTGACCTTGGAACAGGACGATGACGACGACCGACCGGCGTTCCTCATGCAGGACGAGACGGCTGTGGATACCTCGCTCGACGTGGACATCGACGAGGAAGTCGAACAGACAGACAGTGACCTATCGGAGGCAGCGTCGTCGGCTCCCGAGTCAGCGCCGTCGCCTGACGACGCCGATGCGGCCGACGAAACGCGAGATGGGGCCGATGGACCGACGATAGAAGCGGCCGAGGAGACGACGGCGGGGACAGCTGACCAGCCAACACCTTCGGCGGAGACTTCGAACGAAGCGACCGGCCTCGCGGACCAGTCGACAGCGGGGGAACCTGATGCGTCGTCGGCCGACGACGCTCCGCCGGAGTCGGTGTCGCCCCCGGACGGGGACGGTGAGCTGTCGGACGTTGACGACACTGATATCGAGGAGATACAGGCCGAACTGGCCGCCAGCGAAGCCGAGAACGAGCCGACGGAGCCGCTGGACGAAGCCCCGACTGCGATGGTCGAAGCGCCCCCCGACACAGTCGGCGGAACGGACGACGCTTCCACACAGGACGCGCCGGACGGCGAGCGGTCGACTGCCGGCTCGTCGGCGGACGCCGCCACCACCTCAGCGACGGAGACCGACGACGCAGTTGAGCTGGACCTGGCCGACCCGACGGGCGACGACGGCGACACGGGAGAAGCAGCCGAACCGGGGGATGCTGACGGTGCTGTCCCGGACGCAGCTGACGAGCCGTCCGATGCGGAGAGCGATAGAGACACGTCTGACGACCCCGAATCAGACCTGTGATGCGACCCGCGCTTCTTCGGCGGACACGGGCCTACTACGACGCTATCGACGGCGACGACTACGACCAGTTGGCGTCGCTGCTCACCCCGTCGTTCGTCCACGACCGCCCTGACCGGACCATCGACGGCCGGGACCAGTTCGTACGGTTCATGCGTGAGGAACGGCCCCAGACGGACACCACCCATCCGCTCGACGGCCTCTACTGTCGGCAGAACGACAGCGCGGCCGAGTCGACAGACGGCGACGACACGGCGACGGCGGACGTCATCGCTCGCGGCCGCCTACTCGATGCCGACGGCGAGCGTATCGTCGGGTTCGTCGACGTGTTCACGTTCGCCGGGGACGACATCGAGCGCATCGAGACGTACACACGTTGAGGCCTGCCCGCTCGCGGCGTTGTTCGTTCACTGTTCCGGTAGCGACAGCCGAACGCCGTACATCGACCCGTCGGTTTCGGTCCCGACGAGCGCGTCCACGGTCCACGGGGTCTCACTGACCGCGTCGCGGAAGCCCGACGGCGTGACCAGCAACAGGTCGGTCCACGGGCCGGCCAGCCCGTCGTACTCGACGCGGAAGGTCCGGTAGGCGACACCGGGCTGGGTCCGGTGGGCCGCGTCAGTCTCCGGGTCTGCTCGGTCGAGCGTATCCATGTCGGCGACGAGACGACCACCGGGCTGTGTCACCGCTGCCAGTTCTGTAAGCGTCGTCCGGAGGGCGGCCAGCGAACTGCCGAGGCCGAGCTGCTTGCCCAGTGCAACGACCGTCTCGAACCCGTCCCCCGGCGGCTGTCGGAGGTCGCCGATCACGGGATGGGTGACGCCGCGCTCGCGGGCGACCGCGACGGCCCCCGGACTCCGGTCGACGGACAGCACGCTGTGGCCGCGCTCCTGCAGCGGGAGTGTGTGTCGGCCGACGCCACAGCCGGCATCGAGGACACGCCCTGTCACCGCCGGGAACAGGCGTTCCTCGATGGGATGCCACGCCGACCGTGGCTCGAAATAGCCCGCCAGATGCGCCTCGGTCACGTCGCCGTCATCGCGCCGATACCGCGGCCGCTCGGTGAGGTCGTCGCGATGAAAGTCCAGTGCCATCCGGCCGAAGGCGTCGTCCGGCATAGCTCGACGGTGCCGCCGGAGAAACGTAATAGTGTATTGAAATGTGGTGTCGTGTAACGCGCCACAAAGGGGGCGAGGGACCGGCCGCGTCCGACAGACGCGACTTACTCCTTCTCGCCCGCGCCGACGGCGCTCTCGCCGATCTTTTCGGAGCCTTCGATGAGTTCCTGGCCGCCCATGTACGGGCGGAGGGGTTCGGGCACGGTGATGGTCCCGTCGTCGTTCTGGTAGTACTCCATGATGGCGACGAGAACCCGCGGGACGGCAAGTCCGGAGCCGTTCAGCGTGTGGAGATAATCGGCGGACTCGTGTCGCTCGGGGCGGTAGCGCAGGCCGGCGCGCCGGGCCTGGAAGTCCTCGAAGTTCGACACCGAGGAGACTTCGAGCCAGCGGCCGCCGCGGTCGGGACCCTCGTCCATGTCGTCGCCGGGAGCCCACACCTCGACATCGTACTTCTTGGCCTGCGTAAAGCCCATGTCGCCGGTACACATGTCGAGCACGCGGTAGGGCAGTTCGAGGCGGTCAAGCACTTCGGCAGCCTCGTCAAGCAGGCTCTCAAGCCGGTCGTAGCTGTTCTCGGGGCGGACAAAGTTGACGAGTTCGACCTTGTGGAACTGGTGGACGCGGACGTAGCCCCGCGTCTCGGTCCCGTGCTCGCCGGCCTCGCGCCGGAAGTTCGGCGAGAACGCCTGATGTTTGACCGGGAGGTCGTCGTCCAGCAGAATCTCGCCGCGGTACATGTTGGTGACCGGCACCTCCGCCGTCGGGAGCAGCCACAGGTCGTCGCTGTCGTAGTCGTCGTCTTGTCTGGCTCCGACGCGGTAGGCGTCCTCGGCAAATTTGGGGAGTTGGCCGGTCCCTTCCATCGAATCGGAGTTGACGGGAATCGGCGGGAGCACGTCGACGTACTCCTGCTCGCGGTGGACGTCAAGCATGAACTGGACGAGTGCATGCTCCAGTCGCGCGCCCTCGCCCTTGACGAACTGGTAGCCGCCGCCGGACACCTTGGCACCGCGTTCGAAGTCGAGCAGGTCCAGATCCTCGCCGAGGTCGTAATGCGGGACGACCTCGTCGGGCAGGTCACGCAGGTCGTCGAATCCCTCGCGGTAGCGCTCGACGTTGTCTGCCTCGTCCTCGCCGGTCGGGACCGACTCGTGAGGGATGTTCGGCAGTTCAAGCAGGGCGTCTTCCAACTGGGCCTCCAGTTCGTCGGCCCGCTCCTCGATATCCTGCAGTTCGTCTTTGAGTTCCTGCGAGCGGTCGATGGCCTCCTGTGCCTCCTCCTCTTTGCCCTCCTGTTTGAGCTGGCCGATCTTGCTCGACACTTCGTTGCGTTCCTGCCGCAGGCCGTCGCCTTCGGCTTTCAGTTCCCGCCACTCCTCGTCGATTTCGAGGATTTCGTCGAGGTCGACGCCCGTGACGCCCTTCCGCTCGATGGCGTCACGGACCGTCTCGGGGTTCTCCCGGACGAACTGTCTCGATAACATGGCCGACGGTTCTCGACGGCAGAAATTAGTCGTGTCGGTCCCGCGGCAGCGCCACCTCGGCTGTCGCCCCGTCCCGCTACGACTCGCCGCCGACCTTGACTGCGAGCACCGGCACCGGCGAGGCCCGAACGACCGACTCGGTAACGCTGCCGATGAGTTCCCGGGACGGTCCGGTCCGGCCTTCCGTCGCCATTACGATGATGTCGATATCGTGGCGCTCGACGTACGCCACGACTTCCTCGTGGGGGACGCCCTGTTCAACTGCTGTCGTCACTGCGTCGATACCGGCGTCGTCGGCCTGTGCACGCAGGTCATCGACGGCCTGCTGCCCAGCGTCGGCGAGGCGGTCGTAGATGCTGCTGTCCTCGAAATCGGGTATCTGGTCGACTACCTGTTCGGTTTCGAGCACGTGTAGCGCGTGCAGACTCGCGTCGTGGCGCTGTGCGAGGTCGATGGCGTGTTCGGCCGCGGTGGCAGACCCGTCGGAGCCGTCGGTCGGAACGAGTACGGTATCGTACATACAGTGGTGTTTCTGAGTGCGGGTAAATGGCTTTGCCCTTCCTGCTGTTCGGCTGTCACGACACCCACAGCACAACGGTTTTGCCCCCACCGGTCACGAGGAAGTGTATGGGAATCGGTGACGTTTACGAGGTGACGGTCGGGGACTGCACAGATGTCCACTACGTCGACACCGGGATGTACGACGTAGCCGAGTACGGCTCCGTCTACATCATCGACGCCGAGCGACCGGCACTGGTCGACACTGGCATCGGCGCGCGACACGAGAACATCCTCTCGGCGATGGAGTCGGTCGGCATCGCGCCCGAGGACCTGGAAGTCATTGCGGCGACCCACGTCCACCTGGACCACGCCGGCGGGGCCGGCTACCTCGCCGAGGACTGCCCGAACGCGACGGTGTACGTCCACGAGTCCGGGAAGCGCCACCTCGTCGACCCCCAGCGGCTCTGGGAAGGGACCAAACACGCCGTCGGCGACCAGATTGAGTTCTACGGGAAGCCGGTCCCGGTCGCCGAAGACCGTATCGAGACGCTAGCCGACGGCGACGTGATCGACCTGGGTGACCACTCCCTCGATGTCCTGCACGCACCGGGCCATGCCCCACACCAGGTCGTCTTCTACGACCCCGTCGTCGACGGTGTGTTCACCGCCGACGCCGCCGGCATCTACACGCCGTCGACCGACGAGATGCACGTCACGACCCCACCGGTCAACTTCACACTTGAGGGTGCCCTCGACGACGTGGCGATGTTACAGGACCTCGACCCTGAGATTCTCATGTTCGGCCACTACGGCCCAGCCGAAACCGGTGACAAACTGAAGACCTACGCCGAGATTCTGCCCGAGTGGGTCGCCGAAGTCGAGCGAAAGCGCGCGGAACTCGACGACGACGAGGCGGTCATCGAGTACTTCGTCGAGCGAGCCGACACCGACACCTGGGGCGAGCGCAAGGGCCGCGCCGAGATGCGCCTGAACGTCCGCGGCGTCCTCGTGGCGCTCGATAACCGCGAGGAATAGCCAGCGTCACAGCGGGCCTGAGACTGGGTGATGGAGCCCTCGTCTGCCGGTGAGTGAGTGCGCTTATACGGTGGCGACGCGATAGCCCGGATAGA encodes:
- a CDS encoding uracil-DNA glycosylase; the encoded protein is MEQMDGLDVVGCERCDDLCHSRSRIVNGVGPADADLLFVGEAPGANEDEQGEPFVGRSGDVLDDGLRDAGLDRDDVRITNCVRCRPPDNRDPRTGELANCREYLKTEIDRVDPEVVVTLGKVPAEHLLERDVAVTGEAGDVFDVAIAGQPRRVLVSVHPAATLYDPSQTETFEAALSTAAEFTDAQSGQSRLGEF
- a CDS encoding RidA family protein gives rise to the protein MAESKTQARTAVEPAETNEQTNINSSVTRYEGDQPTEHSVYGTRQQDSQLVFFDGQFPDTETIRSGDVQAQTLAALDQIRAMAAESGLEPRDLMQTTVYLTEMDQLTAVKQAYAAFFDGQRPSRTVVGVSRLPNDAAVQIEATGVKR
- a CDS encoding endonuclease dU, whose amino-acid sequence is MKSGARALGVAESYRAETSQFAGTVVRASRVTDGFVFGTATVGGRDATETVCEMVDRLAREDIRYLLVAGIAPAWFNILDLRRIHDHTDLPVVSVTFESSPGLEEAIREAFDDPDVVQDRLTTYRAQPERRPVPVNGETVYVRSVGLDDGTAADVVRAFTPEGGRPEPLRVARLAARGLVEVE
- a CDS encoding DUF5786 family protein, which translates into the protein MGFGSYDESEQDNQEYDTDFEDEDGLDAEENAHEGDIEYEFTASNDELLDRLEDIKDNQNT
- a CDS encoding MBL fold metallo-hydrolase produces the protein MNVHNVTAEAETFTCNAYLVTGEQTTLVDAGAMRGVVDVIREHADALDAVVLTHQHGDHVQQLDAVLDAFDAPLYAYGSHPRRDHALDDGDTLPVGDTECEVVYTPGHADDHVSLVSESSLFSGDVVVHDDGAFDDGSFGRTDRPGQSRERLIESIETLLDRMPAGIEHMYSGHGGVFHGDVREVVQRALERAERREPKYPDE
- a CDS encoding 50S ribosomal protein L40e codes for the protein MASFETASDRLLNKQICMRCNARNPERAQQCRKCGYGNLRPKAKETRSA
- a CDS encoding enolase, with the translated sequence MYEKVADLPVTVESCAFERRERATSSGFDRVTTVVSLSGAGETGRGEDVTYTTEAHDALQAADALQGADSPLVGEYTVDSFSAALAEADLWPEPPDEERFRHYRRWGFESAALDLALKQADTDLGTTLGRRYDPVEFVVSTRLSNADDDTPPTADRLAMLCERHGDCSFKLDPTPSWGNALIDELMDYDVRVLDLKGLYEGTDVDVEADPEFYRRVVDGLPDALIEDPDLTDATRPVFDGQEARVTWDVPITGVESVEALPFEPEWLNMKPSRCGTVESVLATIDYCEEHGIDLYGGGQFELGVGRDHIQALASLCYPDGPNDVAPGGYNDPEPDADLPTSPLTPPDEPAGIGTGFS
- a CDS encoding DUF367 family protein; protein product: MELHVRYEGDDDPDKCSARKLARMDEAELHRATRSTPPGIVLNPFAEQALSPADRPAVGDGARHSRLVALDCSWETAEREAFDLEGIHRSLPFLVAGNPVNYGTAFQLNTVEAFAGALVILGERDHAERILSTFSWGHTFLELNEEPLERYANCEDSSDVIDVQDDYLAEE
- a CDS encoding redoxin domain-containing protein: MLSEGTTAPLFELPALVDGDCQRVGLGDYLGEDVVILAFYPADFNPACDETSCDLDELDLFTMQKDVTILGVSPDSVYSHRAFADRYGLKIPLLSDTDHDVAREYGLDFIDDIGQQLIERAVVVIDHDGDVQYAWSTDDLQQLPRVGEIKDAIAETGGDDTAFARYRVGHAHYTEGRRAFTSAMNAFRESEWMVAQGDFQQARDEFADAEDHFDTAVRFVDDESLRPIYEDTKTKANSLWQASDWLMQAAREYSSGDGAEGQQLRDDAERPLETARGYEEPPDPDGPWPPDLVTLEQDDDDDRPAFLMQDETAVDTSLDVDIDEEVEQTDSDLSEAASSAPESAPSPDDADAADETRDGADGPTIEAAEETTAGTADQPTPSAETSNEATGLADQSTAGEPDASSADDAPPESVSPPDGDGELSDVDDTDIEEIQAELAASEAENEPTEPLDEAPTAMVEAPPDTVGGTDDASTQDAPDGERSTAGSSADAATTSATETDDAVELDLADPTGDDGDTGEAAEPGDADGAVPDAADEPSDAESDRDTSDDPESDL
- a CDS encoding nuclear transport factor 2 family protein, yielding MMRPALLRRTRAYYDAIDGDDYDQLASLLTPSFVHDRPDRTIDGRDQFVRFMREERPQTDTTHPLDGLYCRQNDSAAESTDGDDTATADVIARGRLLDADGERIVGFVDVFTFAGDDIERIETYTR
- a CDS encoding class I SAM-dependent DNA methyltransferase produces the protein MPDDAFGRMALDFHRDDLTERPRYRRDDGDVTEAHLAGYFEPRSAWHPIEERLFPAVTGRVLDAGCGVGRHTLPLQERGHSVLSVDRSPGAVAVARERGVTHPVIGDLRQPPGDGFETVVALGKQLGLGSSLAALRTTLTELAAVTQPGGRLVADMDTLDRADPETDAAHRTQPGVAYRTFRVEYDGLAGPWTDLLLVTPSGFRDAVSETPWTVDALVGTETDGSMYGVRLSLPEQ